The following proteins are encoded in a genomic region of Pirellulales bacterium:
- a CDS encoding DUF1501 domain-containing protein: MNRRATDIQSTQAMPERSRRQFLLRCGAGFGALPLVALLNDARGNESATAQSTANSSPLAARPAMFAPRAKSVIFLFMDGGPSQLDTFDPKPEVNALAGQPLPPSIKRPITPMGVSNNALLASRRVFRPAGQSGIPVSDWLPHLATCADELTVIRSCWADGLNHVGSVCQMNTGSILAGRPSLGSWATYGLGTENQNLPSFVVLTDGDREPPGGARNWGTGFMAGTYQGTRFRRGAEPVLHLEPPAAITSARQRAKLDLLADINTRHARERNYDPDLEARIASYELAYRMQAAAPEAVDLGEETATTHAMYGLDQDETEAMGRSCMLARRLVERGVRFVQVYCGSGSRWDAHSKIEENHGGLCRASDKPIAGLLMDLKQRGLLDETLVIWGGEFGRTPMSEKGDGRDHNPYGFTMWMAGARLPGGRIIGATDEMGLFAIQDRAHVHDLHATVLALLGLDHKELTWLHNGRHERATINGGELISQIYPG; the protein is encoded by the coding sequence ATGAACCGACGGGCGACAGACATCCAGAGCACGCAGGCCATGCCGGAGCGATCGCGGCGCCAGTTTTTGCTGCGCTGCGGGGCCGGCTTTGGAGCGCTACCGCTGGTGGCCCTGTTGAATGATGCGCGCGGCAATGAGTCCGCGACCGCGCAGAGCACCGCAAACTCTTCGCCGCTCGCGGCTCGCCCCGCCATGTTCGCCCCGCGCGCCAAAAGCGTGATCTTCTTGTTCATGGATGGCGGGCCCAGCCAGCTCGATACGTTTGATCCCAAGCCCGAGGTCAACGCGCTGGCCGGGCAGCCCTTGCCGCCGAGCATCAAACGCCCAATCACGCCGATGGGCGTGTCGAACAATGCACTGCTGGCCAGCCGCCGCGTCTTTCGCCCGGCCGGGCAAAGCGGCATTCCCGTATCGGATTGGTTACCGCACCTGGCCACGTGCGCCGATGAATTGACCGTGATCCGCTCGTGCTGGGCCGACGGTTTGAATCATGTCGGTTCGGTTTGCCAAATGAACACAGGCTCGATTTTGGCCGGCCGGCCGAGCTTGGGAAGTTGGGCCACGTACGGACTAGGAACCGAAAACCAAAACCTGCCGTCGTTCGTCGTGCTGACCGACGGAGATCGCGAACCTCCGGGCGGCGCGCGCAATTGGGGAACCGGCTTCATGGCCGGCACCTATCAGGGGACGCGCTTTCGTCGCGGTGCCGAACCGGTGCTGCACCTGGAACCACCGGCCGCGATTACCTCCGCGAGGCAGCGGGCGAAGCTCGATTTGCTGGCCGATATCAACACGCGCCACGCGCGCGAGCGCAACTACGACCCAGATCTCGAAGCGCGCATCGCCAGTTACGAGCTGGCCTATCGCATGCAAGCCGCGGCGCCCGAGGCTGTGGACCTTGGCGAAGAAACCGCGACGACGCACGCGATGTATGGCCTCGACCAGGACGAGACCGAGGCCATGGGGCGCTCGTGCATGCTCGCACGGCGCCTGGTCGAACGCGGCGTCCGCTTCGTGCAGGTCTATTGCGGATCGGGCAGCCGCTGGGACGCCCACAGCAAAATCGAAGAGAACCACGGCGGACTATGCCGGGCCAGCGACAAACCAATCGCCGGGTTGTTGATGGATCTGAAGCAGCGAGGTCTGTTGGACGAAACGCTCGTCATCTGGGGAGGCGAGTTCGGGCGAACTCCCATGTCCGAGAAGGGGGACGGCCGCGATCACAATCCGTACGGCTTCACGATGTGGATGGCCGGCGCCCGACTGCCGGGCGGACGCATCATCGGTGCGACCGACGAGATGGGACTGTTCGCCATCCAAGATCGGGCCCACGTGCATGATCTCCACGCCACGGTACTGGCGCTGTTGGGGCTGGATCACAAAGAGTTAACGTGGCTGCACAATGGTCGTCACGAGCGTGCCACGATCAACGGCGGCGAGCTGATCTCCCAGATCTATCCGGGCTAA